In Rhodothermia bacterium, the genomic stretch ATTCTGGAATTTACAGGACAATTACTTAATTTTACCAACACCTCCAATGATTTGGATCAACATATGGACGGAACCGGTGGTATGTATGCTTCTGTCCAAGGAAGTGGCCTGAAGCCCGCCTTTAATCTTAAACTTTCTTTCTAAACCGCACGCTCGCCAATCAAAAGTTTGCTACCATTCTTTGTAACATTTTTTTCTTAAAAGGGTCTTAAAATTACCTGAAACAGTTGTACATTAGCGGCGAGCGGTGATGGCCTTGCAAAACCCACTTGTTGCCATGTGTATAGAACACGGTAAAATCCGCTCGGAGAGGTTAGGATGACACAAGACTTAAGCTATGAGCAGGCCATAACAGCCTTTACGCATAAAAATTTTCGCCCGTTGTATTTTGTCTTTGGTGAAGAAAAATTCCTCTCGACAGAATTGCAAAATACTTTATTAGAACATGCCCTCCCAAGGCATGAACGGGATTTTAATTTAGATGTTTTGTATGGATCGGAGGTAGAAGGCAGCCAAGCACTGTCATACTGTCAGGGGTTTCCTATGATGTCGGAGCGTCGGGTAGTTGTGATTCGTGACTTTGAAAAGATGTCTAACAACAGTGTTTTTGCGGCATATGCCAAAGCACCCAACCCCAGTACGGTGGTCTTGTTGCTTTGTGGGGTTAAGCCTAATTTGACCAATAACCCTTATCGGGCCATCAAGTCTTTGGCTACCGTCATCGAGCTAAAACCGATTAAAGAAAATCAAGTCGGTGGATGGGTGCAAAAACAAGTGACTAAAATGGGCAAAAAGATCCGACCAGATGCTGTACAAATGCTGGTGGATTTTAATGGAAACAACCTCCAAACACTTGCCAACGAGGTGGAAAAATTACAGGCATATGTGGGGCGACAAGAAGAAATTAACCGAAACGATGTGTTGGATGTGGGAGGCCATGCACGGGAATTTAATGTGTTTGAACTGCAAAAAGCAGTGGGACAAGCTGACTTCCTGGCAGCAATACGGATCGTGGAACACATGTTGCGACAAAAAACAAACCGAGCAGGCGAGGCGCTCATGATGGTTTCCATTTTGAGTACATATTTTCAAAAACTCTGGAAACTCATCGGATGCCAAAACCTGAAGATGAACGATAAACAGATGGCCGAACGGGTTGGGATTTCGCCGTACTTTATCAAGGAATATGTGATGAGCCTAAAAAAGTACCCGTATGGACGGATTCAAGAGGCACTTGCGGCACTTTTGGCCGCTGATTATGAACTAAAAGGTGGCTCTTCCAGAAGTCCCGAATTGATTCTGCAATTGTTGCTTTTGAAAATCATCCCTCACTCCACCACACGCGCTCTTGGCTATACGGCTCCCTAATAGGGTATTGCCATTTGGCGAGCCTTAAATACCTTTAATCGAATTGTAATAAACTGCTTGTTAAAACGTTCGTAAATAGGGACATAAGCTGTTATCAAAGTGATGTTGACGAAAAAAACAGGATAAATATATATGCCAAACCTGAACAACAAACAGTATCAGCCGCTGCTACAAATGAGCGATGAAGATCTGATGGCCGAGTTCCAAAACGGACGTGTAGAGGCTTTCGAGATTCTGGTACACCGTTACAAAGATCCATTGTCCAATTATATCTACCGCTTTTTGGGAGATATGAAGGAGTGCGAAGATTTGTTGCAAGAAACGTTTCTAAGGGTGTATCGCAACCGTCATTCGTACCGTCGCATTGCCAAATACTCTACATGGCTCTATACCATTGCTGGAAACCTTGCACGCTCGGAATACCGTAAGCGTAAACGCCGCCGCGTGTACTCTTTGCAGTCGGTTAATCGTGATGACGAGGAGTACGAGGTGGAAATTCCAGATGAAACCTACCTTCCCGACCTTCAGACGGAAAGCCTTTTGCAGGATAAATTTGTCCAAGAAACCCTGAAGCAAATTCCGGATGAGTTCCGCGAAGTGGTAGTACTGCGTGATATTCAGCAGTTGTCTTATGAAGAAATTGCCGAAATCACGGGTTTGCCGATGGGAACGGTAAAGAGCCGCATCAACCGTGGACGTACTAAATTGCAACAGATGCTAAAAGATATTTACGTTCCGGGCGACTAATAAGAGAACCTTTTTTAGGCCAACGAGTAGAAGATCACCGATGTTGCTCCAAATTGCACAACATCGGTGTTTTTTTGTCAGCCTCCCTCTTTCTTATTGCCGGCCTATGTACCAAGGATACAACCCGGAAGATTTCCAAAATTTTGACTCCTTATTGGATGAGTTTATTGTGGACTACGTGGATGGAACGATGGATGTTGCTACACGGTCTGCCTTTGAAACCTATCTCCATGGCCACCCCGACCTATTTGAGCAGGTACATCGTATGAGGGAGATTCGCTCGATGATGTGTGGGTTGAACTGCGGTTGTATGGCTCCTCCGGGATTTCAGGCACGACTGCGCAATAAACTTGCGTGTGAAATGATGCGCGAGGAATTGCCGGCTCACCTATCTGCTTATCATGCGCCATCATTCCAATTAATTGCTTCAGTTTTGGTGGTACTCATGGTTTTTGGCGGATTATATTGGTCTTACGATCAATATTCAAAAATGCGGGAGGCATATCAAGGAGCGCAGGTAAGCCCCTCGTCCGCTACACTATTTAGCAATGCTTCGCCGCCTTCAATGAAAAAAGCTCTTCCGCTCCCTGTTCATGTTTATCAAACCTCTTCTGATTTTACCCTAAAGCCCACCTCGCGTTCACAACAAAAGGCAGTTGTTCGGAATACGCTCCGCAAGACGCTCCCCCCTACCTCTTCTCGGATGGCATTTGCAATAAAAAAACCCATCATCTGTCCAGACCTTTAACCCCACCTTCGGCCAATATTTTTATTCCTCTCGTTGACCATCATGCAAATATTGAAGTATTTTGCATTTCTATCCCCTTTACCTTTAAACCCTAATTTACGTGTCAAAGAAAAAGCAACCTTTGTCGGAAGTGGCAGATTTGGGACATATTGTGGCCTTGATCATCCCGACAAGTGATACACCACAGAAAAGCACGGTCTATCTGGAGGTGTTTACATATTTACAAAAGGCAGATTTTTCGACTGTCATAGTCCTCAGTCATACCCAAGAGCGCAATACAGGCAAGATTTCACTCTATAATGGGGAGGTTTTTCCGGTGGGCGAGTACCAACTTCGGGTGGATACCGAGTTGTTGAACGAGTTGTGCGATGAAGAGGACGATTTTTTCTCGGAGGACATCGGCCAAGTTCAGAATGAAGCGATTCAGCAAATTTTACGTGCCGTTGTGAATGTTCGGAGCGACATCGAGGTTCTACCCGTCATGGTAGGCAGTAACAGCCTTTCGATCTCGGAAGAATTGGGACATGCTTTGGGCGAGGTGATGCACAACCGGAGTTTCCTGCTTCTTGCCGCCATCGAAATTGATAAAGTAGATCAGGCGACGCTTGGAGCATTTATAGGTTCTTTGGAAACCATGCAAATCAATCCACTTATCCGAATGATCCAATCCGGCGAGGTGAAGCTACACAGCGGAAATGGCAGTATTATCGGAACATTGTTGGCGGCACAACGCCGTGGTGTGAAGCAGGCCAAAGTCCTCACGAGTGGTCATAACCAGTTTTTAGGTGCGGTACTTTATCGTTAGCGTATAGCCTTATCGTTAGAGTACGATTTGTTTTCGGAGTCGGGCCACAGGAATATTCATGTGTTCGCGGTATTTGGTGACCGTCCGGCGTGCAATATGATAACCCTTCTCGGCCAAGAGTTCGACCAAGCGTTGATCCGAGAGGGGTTTGGCTTTATTTTCGCCCTCTATGATCTGTTGAATGAGCGATCGAATTTCTTTGTTAGACACTTCTTCCCCACTTTCGGTAGCAAGTCCTTCCGAAAAGAAATATTTTAATTCATAAACACCCCATTCCGTTTGCACATATTTATTGGAAACCACGCGGCTAACGGTTGAAATGTCCATATCTATTCTCTTTGCTATATCGTTTAAAATCATGGGTTTAAGATGGCCTTCCCCGAATTTGAAAAAGTCTTCTTGAAGCAGCACAATGGCGTGCATAACCTTCAGCATGGTTTGTCTTCGCTTATTGAGGTTTTCAATAAAATGACGTGCGGATTCTATCTTGGTTCGAAGAAAATCTCTTGCAGCATCATCCTTTTTTTTCATGTCCTTTGCGCCGCCACTCTTTTTGCGGGCGGCAAGGCTCTCCCACATTTGCCGATACCCACGGGAAATGCGTAATTGGGGTAGGTTTTTCCCATTTAAGGAGATCACAATTTCGCCATTCGTATATTCCACTACAAAATCCGGCGTAATGTAATTCTCGGAAGGTC encodes the following:
- the holA gene encoding DNA polymerase III subunit delta; its protein translation is MTQDLSYEQAITAFTHKNFRPLYFVFGEEKFLSTELQNTLLEHALPRHERDFNLDVLYGSEVEGSQALSYCQGFPMMSERRVVVIRDFEKMSNNSVFAAYAKAPNPSTVVLLLCGVKPNLTNNPYRAIKSLATVIELKPIKENQVGGWVQKQVTKMGKKIRPDAVQMLVDFNGNNLQTLANEVEKLQAYVGRQEEINRNDVLDVGGHAREFNVFELQKAVGQADFLAAIRIVEHMLRQKTNRAGEALMMVSILSTYFQKLWKLIGCQNLKMNDKQMAERVGISPYFIKEYVMSLKKYPYGRIQEALAALLAADYELKGGSSRSPELILQLLLLKIIPHSTTRALGYTAP
- a CDS encoding sigma-70 family RNA polymerase sigma factor, giving the protein MPNLNNKQYQPLLQMSDEDLMAEFQNGRVEAFEILVHRYKDPLSNYIYRFLGDMKECEDLLQETFLRVYRNRHSYRRIAKYSTWLYTIAGNLARSEYRKRKRRRVYSLQSVNRDDEEYEVEIPDETYLPDLQTESLLQDKFVQETLKQIPDEFREVVVLRDIQQLSYEEIAEITGLPMGTVKSRINRGRTKLQQMLKDIYVPGD
- a CDS encoding MEMO1 family protein, with amino-acid sequence MSKKKQPLSEVADLGHIVALIIPTSDTPQKSTVYLEVFTYLQKADFSTVIVLSHTQERNTGKISLYNGEVFPVGEYQLRVDTELLNELCDEEDDFFSEDIGQVQNEAIQQILRAVVNVRSDIEVLPVMVGSNSLSISEELGHALGEVMHNRSFLLLAAIEIDKVDQATLGAFIGSLETMQINPLIRMIQSGEVKLHSGNGSIIGTLLAAQRRGVKQAKVLTSGHNQFLGAVLYR